A single region of the Nocardioides ochotonae genome encodes:
- a CDS encoding ABC transporter permease translates to MRTALIRIGELVAVLMIVSFGVFMLVSLLPGDPAVSILGDGRSPEEYAAKRAELGLDDNVIVRYLDWLGSALRGDLGTSLIPPQNDVVDRILAALPVSVQLAAMGLLMALAMAIPLAMWSASRPGGLADRIIGASMFAVLSVPSFLAGLLLIAVFANGLGWFPRAQWVRITEDPIGSLYHSFLPALTIALMELATFTRVLRNDLIGTLNEDYILSAKAKGMPPWRILVIDALRPSSFSLITLLGISMGRLVGSTVIVEYLFALPGMGGVVVNAANQGDYPLVQGSVLVIAAIYVLVNAGIDLSYGYLDPRTRRVHA, encoded by the coding sequence ATGCGCACAGCACTGATTCGCATCGGCGAGCTCGTCGCCGTGCTGATGATCGTGAGCTTCGGCGTCTTCATGCTGGTCTCGCTGCTGCCCGGCGACCCGGCCGTCTCGATCCTCGGTGACGGCCGCAGCCCTGAGGAGTACGCCGCCAAGCGCGCCGAGCTCGGGCTCGACGACAACGTCATCGTCCGCTACCTGGACTGGCTCGGGTCGGCCCTGCGTGGCGACCTGGGCACCTCGCTGATCCCGCCGCAGAACGACGTCGTCGACCGCATCCTCGCCGCGCTCCCGGTGAGCGTCCAGCTCGCCGCGATGGGCCTGCTGATGGCGCTGGCGATGGCGATCCCGCTGGCCATGTGGAGCGCCTCGCGCCCCGGCGGCCTGGCCGACCGGATCATCGGCGCCTCGATGTTCGCCGTCCTCTCGGTGCCGTCGTTCCTCGCCGGCCTGCTGCTGATCGCGGTCTTCGCCAACGGCCTGGGCTGGTTCCCGCGCGCCCAGTGGGTGCGCATCACCGAGGACCCGATCGGCAGCCTCTACCACTCCTTCCTGCCGGCGCTGACCATCGCGCTGATGGAGCTCGCGACATTCACCCGGGTGCTGCGCAACGACCTGATCGGGACGCTCAACGAGGACTACATCCTCTCGGCGAAGGCGAAGGGCATGCCGCCGTGGCGGATCCTCGTGATCGACGCCCTGCGCCCCTCGTCGTTCTCGCTGATCACCCTGCTCGGCATCAGCATGGGCCGCCTCGTCGGCAGCACGGTGATCGTCGAGTACCTCTTCGCGCTGCCCGGCATGGGCGGCGTGGTGGTGAACGCCGCCAACCAGGGCGACTACCCGCTGGTCCAGGGCTCCGTGCTCGTCATCGCGGCGATCTACGTGCTCGTGAACGCCGGTATCGACCTCTCCTATGGCTACCTCGACCCAAGGACCCGCCGTGTTCATGCCTAG
- a CDS encoding amidase: MDLERDDATATAAAVRRGEVSAREVVEAAITRIEKLDPALNAVVGERFQQALAEVDAGLPDGPLRGVPTLVKTLSTDVAGLPTTGGSRLLRDKVAATDSELVARYRRAGMVVLGITNTPELGKNASTEPLLYGPTHNPWNPAYSPGGSSGGSAAAVASGMVPVAHGNDGGGSIRIPAAMCGLFGLKPSRGRVPAAPYLSGLSNPTSVHHALTTTVRDSALLLDVSHGRVPGAPFDAPAPSGTFLDAVGRDPGRLRIGVATSVPDGPPTSPEYVAAVRRTADLLASLGHEVREVTLGYRYAEMAAWSGLIMGASLVALVDDRLAELGRELREDDLEPFTRGMYEHYRQAPAAEVARALQGFERTGRSLGAMFADLDVVLTPALCQPTPQLGFLDTTDPAAMYERVSSYSAYTSPGNVSGAPAMSVPAGLDERGLPLGAHFFTDLGGEELLLSLAAQLEQAAPWPTRAP; encoded by the coding sequence ATGGACCTGGAGCGGGACGACGCCACTGCGACCGCCGCTGCCGTGCGCCGGGGGGAGGTGTCGGCCCGCGAGGTCGTCGAGGCGGCGATCACGCGCATCGAGAAGCTCGACCCGGCGCTGAACGCGGTCGTCGGCGAGCGCTTCCAGCAGGCGCTCGCCGAGGTCGACGCTGGCCTCCCGGACGGTCCGCTGCGCGGCGTACCGACGCTGGTGAAGACGCTGTCGACCGACGTCGCCGGGCTGCCCACCACCGGCGGCAGCCGGCTGCTCCGCGACAAGGTCGCCGCGACCGACAGCGAGCTCGTGGCCCGCTACCGGCGCGCCGGGATGGTGGTCCTCGGGATCACCAACACCCCCGAGCTGGGCAAGAACGCCAGCACCGAGCCCCTCCTCTACGGCCCCACGCACAACCCGTGGAACCCGGCGTACTCGCCGGGCGGGTCGAGCGGCGGGTCCGCCGCGGCGGTCGCCTCGGGCATGGTCCCGGTCGCGCACGGCAACGACGGGGGCGGCTCGATCCGGATCCCGGCGGCGATGTGCGGGCTGTTCGGCCTCAAGCCCAGCCGGGGCCGGGTGCCCGCGGCGCCGTACCTCTCGGGACTCTCGAACCCCACCAGCGTCCACCACGCGCTGACCACCACCGTCCGCGACTCCGCGCTCCTGCTCGACGTCTCCCACGGCCGGGTGCCCGGGGCGCCGTTCGACGCCCCGGCCCCCTCGGGGACGTTCCTCGACGCGGTCGGGCGCGACCCGGGACGGCTGCGGATCGGCGTCGCCACCTCCGTGCCCGACGGCCCGCCCACCTCCCCGGAGTACGTCGCCGCGGTGCGGCGCACCGCCGACCTGCTCGCCTCCCTGGGCCACGAGGTCCGCGAGGTCACGCTCGGCTACCGCTACGCCGAGATGGCGGCGTGGTCGGGGCTCATCATGGGCGCCTCGCTCGTGGCCCTGGTCGACGACCGGCTGGCCGAGCTCGGCCGCGAGCTGCGCGAGGACGACCTCGAGCCGTTCACCCGGGGGATGTACGAGCACTACCGCCAGGCGCCGGCCGCCGAGGTCGCGCGGGCGCTGCAGGGCTTCGAGCGCACCGGGCGCAGCCTCGGCGCGATGTTCGCCGACCTCGACGTGGTGCTGACACCGGCGCTGTGCCAGCCCACCCCGCAGCTGGGCTTCCTGGACACCACCGACCCCGCGGCGATGTACGAGCGCGTGTCGAGCTACTCGGCCTACACCAGCCCGGGCAACGTCTCCGGCGCACCCGCGATGTCGGTGCCCGCCGGCCTCGACGAGCGTGGCCTCCCGCTCGGTGCGCACTTCTTCACCGACCTGGGCGGGGAGGAGCTGCTGCTCTCCCTCGCCGCCCAGCTCGAGCAGGCCGCCCCCTGGCCGACCCGCGCCCCGTAG
- a CDS encoding HNH endonuclease signature motif containing protein, which translates to MADPELPECDTPAAVLAFAQRRRAAAQRAEIDVLEAALVWASMHPEESVADAAPATGLVFGELAVPLAGEGAPLVAEFAPMEFGAAIGLSADSARSLVGDALELAHRLKRTWKLVRAGKVPLWKARRLAQLTTGLPLDGAEFVDRQLAGVVGKISWAGIERLVDQARVAFDPEGAEKQRLAAADGRRFDVHTREATHDGTVHVEGVLDLADAIDLDTAIRQGAEELAALGSSDSLDVRRSMGAGELARRQLAFDLRAEAGDGAASVVKPRQVVIHVHLSHAAISRNEAGVANVEETRSIVSTEQVRDWCSGDAQVVVKPVIDLEAHHHTDAYAIPDRLVEQTRLTQPVCAFPWCERPARRCDTDHVTAHGDGGPTCSCNLAPLCRRHHRAKTHTGWTYDKTDAATYVWRSPHGLHLVKDRGTTRLVTAHPPDA; encoded by the coding sequence ATGGCCGATCCCGAACTCCCCGAGTGCGACACCCCAGCCGCCGTGCTGGCGTTCGCGCAGCGCCGCCGGGCTGCGGCCCAGCGGGCGGAGATCGACGTCTTGGAGGCCGCTCTGGTGTGGGCGTCGATGCACCCCGAAGAGTCGGTCGCCGACGCGGCACCGGCGACCGGGTTGGTCTTCGGCGAGCTGGCCGTCCCGCTCGCTGGTGAGGGTGCTCCGCTGGTGGCGGAGTTCGCGCCGATGGAGTTCGGCGCGGCGATCGGCCTGTCCGCCGACTCCGCCCGTTCCCTGGTGGGCGATGCGTTGGAGCTGGCGCACCGGTTGAAGCGGACCTGGAAGCTGGTCCGCGCCGGCAAGGTCCCGCTCTGGAAGGCCCGGCGACTCGCGCAGCTGACGACCGGCCTGCCGCTCGACGGTGCGGAGTTCGTGGACCGCCAGCTCGCCGGCGTCGTGGGAAAGATCAGCTGGGCCGGGATCGAGCGCCTCGTCGACCAGGCCCGCGTCGCCTTCGACCCCGAAGGCGCGGAGAAGCAGCGCCTCGCTGCCGCTGACGGGCGTCGCTTCGACGTCCACACCCGCGAGGCCACCCACGACGGCACCGTGCACGTCGAGGGTGTCCTCGATCTTGCCGACGCGATCGACCTCGACACCGCGATCCGGCAGGGCGCCGAGGAGCTCGCGGCGCTGGGTTCCAGCGATTCCCTCGATGTGCGCCGCTCGATGGGGGCCGGCGAGCTCGCCCGACGCCAGCTCGCCTTCGACCTGCGGGCCGAGGCCGGCGACGGTGCCGCCTCGGTGGTGAAGCCGCGGCAGGTCGTCATCCACGTTCACCTGTCGCACGCCGCTATCTCCCGCAACGAGGCCGGCGTCGCCAACGTCGAGGAGACCCGGTCCATCGTGTCGACCGAGCAGGTCCGCGACTGGTGCAGCGGTGACGCCCAGGTGGTCGTCAAGCCGGTCATCGACCTCGAGGCCCACCACCACACCGACGCCTATGCCATCCCCGACCGGCTCGTCGAGCAGACCCGTCTGACCCAGCCGGTGTGCGCGTTCCCGTGGTGCGAACGCCCTGCGCGGCGTTGCGACACCGACCACGTCACCGCACATGGCGACGGCGGTCCGACCTGCAGCTGCAACCTGGCGCCGCTCTGTCGCCGACATCATCGGGCCAAGACCCACACGGGCTGGACCTACGACAAGACCGACGCGGCGACGTACGTCTGGCGATCCCCACACGGACTCCACCTCGTGAAGGACCGCGGCACCACCCGGCTCGTCACCGCGCACCCGCCCGACGCGTAG
- a CDS encoding ABC transporter permease → MPRKQTPQGSSLTRSQLGAVGAGLLLAGLALLVVGWSAPLVLFAKAVLVLAGVVVTSQGLTRVVWAIRGHRPDIMVWLCSAWLVVLITVAVLAPVLPLGEHVDVASALTAPTYQTPELLSEHPLGTNNYGLDLLARSIYGARTSLVISLLAVAIGTIVGGSIGIVAGYFRSGVDSVVGIFTNALLAVPPLILLIALGTVLDPKIRNIALALAIITIPSMIRLARANTIAFAQREFVLAARAMGATRLRVMVRELTPNVMLPVFSMMIVMISVLIVAEASLSFLGLGIQAPEPTWGNMISEGEGGTMQEYPHVVLVPGTFLFLTVFSFNLLGEKAQKRWDARSAKI, encoded by the coding sequence ATGCCTAGGAAGCAGACCCCGCAGGGGTCCTCGCTGACCCGTTCCCAGCTCGGTGCCGTCGGCGCCGGTCTCCTCCTCGCCGGCCTGGCGCTCCTGGTGGTCGGCTGGTCCGCCCCGCTCGTGCTGTTCGCCAAGGCGGTCCTCGTCCTGGCGGGCGTCGTGGTGACCTCCCAGGGTCTGACCCGGGTCGTGTGGGCCATCCGCGGGCACCGCCCCGACATCATGGTGTGGCTGTGCTCGGCCTGGCTGGTCGTGCTGATCACCGTGGCGGTGCTGGCGCCGGTGCTGCCGCTGGGCGAGCACGTCGACGTCGCCTCGGCGCTCACCGCGCCGACGTACCAGACCCCGGAGCTGCTCTCCGAGCACCCGCTGGGGACCAACAACTACGGCCTGGACCTGCTGGCGCGCTCCATCTACGGCGCCCGGACCTCGCTGGTGATCTCGCTGCTCGCGGTCGCGATCGGCACGATCGTCGGCGGCTCGATCGGCATCGTGGCGGGCTACTTCCGCTCCGGCGTCGACAGCGTGGTCGGCATCTTCACCAACGCGCTGCTCGCGGTGCCGCCGCTGATCCTGCTGATCGCCCTGGGCACCGTGCTGGACCCGAAGATCCGCAACATCGCGTTGGCGCTGGCCATCATCACGATCCCGAGCATGATCCGGCTGGCGCGGGCCAACACGATCGCCTTCGCCCAGCGCGAGTTCGTGCTCGCGGCGCGGGCGATGGGCGCCACCCGGCTGCGGGTGATGGTCCGCGAGCTCACGCCGAACGTCATGCTGCCGGTGTTCTCGATGATGATCGTGATGATCTCGGTGCTCATCGTCGCCGAAGCCTCGCTCAGCTTCCTCGGGCTCGGCATCCAGGCCCCGGAGCCCACCTGGGGCAACATGATCTCCGAGGGCGAGGGCGGGACGATGCAGGAGTACCCGCACGTCGTCCTCGTGCCGGGCACCTTCCTCTTCCTCACTGTTTTCTCCTTCAACCTGCTGGGCGAGAAGGCCCAGAAGCGTTGGGACGCAAGGAGCGCGAAGATATGA
- a CDS encoding nuclear transport factor 2 family protein produces the protein MSDEQSPHQMAMPWSAALRPALSDLVHRYAALGDQRRPGALAALFTPTGELVIPTPPDRLDAHRVLAGPRKIGEHLAVLEELSLTVHQIVGEVYDVPTSAAPGPPSTATGRVACIANHLTGERNLVWHLHYDDRYVREGERWLFARRELHIDFIETRQVRRHR, from the coding sequence ATGAGCGACGAGCAGTCCCCGCACCAGATGGCGATGCCCTGGTCGGCCGCCCTGCGCCCGGCCCTCTCGGACCTGGTGCACCGCTACGCCGCGCTCGGCGACCAGCGCCGACCCGGAGCGCTGGCGGCGCTGTTCACGCCCACGGGCGAGCTGGTGATCCCCACCCCGCCGGACCGGCTGGACGCGCACCGGGTGCTGGCCGGGCCCCGCAAGATCGGGGAGCACCTGGCCGTGCTCGAGGAGCTCTCGTTGACCGTGCATCAGATCGTCGGCGAGGTGTACGACGTACCGACCTCCGCCGCGCCCGGGCCGCCGAGCACCGCCACCGGGCGGGTGGCCTGCATCGCGAACCACCTCACCGGCGAGCGCAACCTGGTCTGGCACCTGCACTACGACGACCGCTACGTGCGCGAGGGCGAGCGCTGGCTGTTCGCCCGACGCGAGCTGCACATCGACTTCATCGAGACCCGCCAGGTGCGACGACACCGCTGA
- a CDS encoding SDR family NAD(P)-dependent oxidoreductase: MGSLEGRVALVTGAGQGVGQGIALALATEGADVAVLGRTPAKLETTCGLLRERGVRAEAFAFDVADTAGVPAVVDAVAARFGRIDILVNNAYTGAFGPLLELSDEQFQRGFVSGPFATMAMMRACHPHLAATGNGHVVNLVTSAMVRWDPSTYGGYAAAKQAVRSLTRTAAVEWASDGIRANCIAPHALSPGLKAWTEAFPEEAAEFTATIPAGRIGDCEMDIGRAVVALVGDDLRYLTGATLPLDGGQAFFG, encoded by the coding sequence ATGGGATCGCTCGAGGGCAGGGTCGCGCTGGTGACGGGCGCCGGACAAGGCGTCGGGCAGGGCATCGCGCTCGCGCTGGCCACCGAGGGTGCCGACGTCGCGGTGCTCGGCCGCACGCCGGCCAAGCTGGAGACGACGTGCGGGCTGCTGCGCGAGCGCGGGGTGCGGGCCGAGGCGTTCGCCTTCGACGTCGCCGACACGGCCGGGGTGCCGGCGGTGGTCGACGCGGTCGCCGCCCGCTTCGGGCGCATCGACATCCTGGTCAACAACGCCTACACCGGCGCGTTCGGCCCGCTGTTGGAGCTGAGCGACGAGCAGTTCCAGCGTGGCTTCGTCTCCGGCCCGTTCGCGACGATGGCGATGATGCGCGCCTGTCACCCGCACCTGGCGGCCACCGGCAACGGCCACGTCGTCAACCTGGTCACCTCCGCGATGGTGCGCTGGGACCCCTCGACGTACGGCGGGTACGCCGCGGCGAAGCAGGCGGTGCGCTCGCTGACCCGCACCGCGGCGGTCGAGTGGGCGAGCGACGGGATCCGCGCCAACTGCATCGCGCCGCACGCGCTCTCGCCGGGGCTGAAGGCGTGGACCGAGGCCTTCCCCGAGGAGGCGGCGGAGTTCACCGCGACCATCCCCGCCGGGCGCATCGGCGACTGCGAGATGGACATCGGCCGCGCCGTCGTCGCGCTGGTCGGTGACGACCTGCGCTACCTCACCGGGGCCACCCTGCCGCTGGACGGCGGGCAGGCGTTCTTCGGCTGA
- a CDS encoding VOC family protein produces MQVTQIGAAFASTDPTAAGGWFAEHLGFTILVDLGWYVSTQHPDREELRVDFVRHDHQTWVGPANRVQGAMLALVVHDVDGQHERMASNRVQILTPLVTEPWGQRRLQVAGPDGLVIELVQQVDPDPEWMAAQGLSA; encoded by the coding sequence ATGCAGGTGACACAGATCGGTGCGGCATTCGCCTCGACGGATCCGACTGCTGCCGGCGGATGGTTCGCCGAGCACCTCGGCTTCACGATCCTGGTGGATCTCGGCTGGTACGTCAGCACCCAGCACCCGGACCGTGAAGAGCTACGCGTCGACTTCGTCCGGCACGACCACCAGACCTGGGTCGGGCCCGCGAACCGGGTTCAGGGCGCCATGCTCGCGCTCGTCGTGCACGACGTCGACGGCCAGCACGAGCGAATGGCGTCCAACCGGGTCCAGATCCTCACACCACTCGTCACCGAGCCGTGGGGACAGCGCCGGCTTCAGGTGGCCGGGCCGGACGGACTCGTCATCGAGCTCGTGCAGCAGGTCGACCCCGACCCCGAGTGGATGGCAGCACAGGGGTTGTCTGCCTGA
- a CDS encoding ABC transporter substrate-binding protein: MKTANNLRTRIAAVLCASALLATGCASDSSDDEDKGSGSGSLGMDEIYRTGLVDVPEASGDPKQGGTLTVAEYAEAVSLNPVQTYATGQTGMNVLAAIYDTLMRYDVESKTFEPRLAESLETTDNVTWTLKLRDGVKFSDGTTLDADAVVGSIEYYMANYGFQGTLIQANLKSMKATDKSTVEFTFNSPWATFPNLLASGPGLIMAPAAYKNPEKFQPIGAGPFVLKSQAPGEKTIVAANEDYIDGRPYLDEIEFVMVGADQAKWESLRAGEVDMAYIRQDDVVQDVREAGYPAMVNAQSGVRILTLNAREGRPSSDVRVRQAINYAIDAETYMERTTGTGETADRGLIAEFSEWASDAEPVETDPEKAKELLEEAKADGYDGKITYLGQSDSTSKDAAVAVKAMLEAVGFEVELDLVNNVAEQTKKVYIDGDFDMAIGATSIPDEDVYSRLYAALGSASMSNPGRYANPAMDKLLTDLQAAASPEDGAEEMAAVENLWREDVPYVNIAGGAFVNAWHDDVHGIVPTAESSILFDKVWIED, from the coding sequence GTGAAGACAGCGAACAACCTGCGCACGCGCATCGCCGCGGTGCTCTGCGCGAGCGCCCTGCTCGCCACGGGCTGCGCGAGCGACTCGTCCGACGACGAGGACAAGGGCTCCGGCTCCGGTTCGCTCGGCATGGACGAGATCTACCGGACCGGCCTGGTGGACGTGCCGGAGGCGAGCGGCGACCCGAAGCAGGGCGGCACCCTGACGGTGGCCGAGTACGCCGAGGCGGTGTCGCTCAACCCGGTGCAGACCTACGCCACCGGACAGACCGGCATGAACGTGCTCGCCGCGATCTACGACACCCTGATGCGCTACGACGTCGAGTCCAAGACCTTCGAGCCCCGCCTCGCGGAGTCGCTCGAGACCACCGACAACGTCACCTGGACGCTCAAGCTGCGTGACGGGGTGAAGTTCAGCGACGGCACCACGCTCGACGCCGACGCCGTCGTGGGCAGCATCGAGTACTACATGGCCAACTACGGCTTCCAGGGCACCCTGATCCAGGCCAACCTGAAGTCGATGAAGGCGACCGACAAGAGCACCGTCGAGTTCACCTTCAATTCCCCGTGGGCGACGTTCCCGAACCTGCTCGCCAGCGGCCCGGGCCTGATCATGGCCCCCGCGGCGTACAAGAACCCGGAGAAGTTCCAGCCCATCGGCGCGGGCCCGTTCGTGCTCAAGTCGCAGGCCCCCGGCGAGAAGACCATCGTCGCCGCCAACGAGGACTACATCGACGGCCGCCCCTACCTCGACGAGATCGAGTTCGTGATGGTCGGCGCCGACCAGGCCAAGTGGGAGTCGCTGCGCGCCGGCGAGGTCGACATGGCCTACATCCGGCAGGACGACGTGGTCCAGGACGTCCGTGAGGCGGGCTACCCCGCGATGGTCAACGCCCAAAGCGGTGTCCGCATCCTCACCCTGAACGCCCGCGAGGGGCGTCCGAGCTCCGACGTGCGCGTGCGCCAGGCGATCAACTACGCCATCGACGCCGAGACCTACATGGAGCGCACCACCGGCACCGGCGAGACCGCCGACCGCGGCCTGATCGCCGAGTTCTCCGAGTGGGCCAGCGACGCCGAGCCGGTCGAGACCGACCCCGAGAAGGCGAAGGAGCTGCTCGAGGAGGCCAAGGCCGACGGCTACGACGGCAAGATCACCTACCTCGGCCAGTCCGACTCCACCTCCAAGGACGCCGCGGTCGCCGTCAAGGCGATGCTCGAGGCGGTCGGCTTCGAGGTCGAGCTCGACCTGGTGAACAACGTCGCCGAGCAGACCAAGAAGGTCTACATCGACGGTGACTTCGACATGGCGATCGGCGCCACGTCCATCCCGGACGAGGACGTCTACTCCCGCCTGTACGCCGCCCTCGGCAGCGCCTCCATGTCCAACCCGGGCCGCTACGCCAACCCGGCGATGGACAAGCTGCTGACCGACCTGCAGGCCGCTGCCTCCCCCGAGGACGGCGCCGAGGAGATGGCCGCCGTCGAGAACCTCTGGCGCGAGGACGTCCCCTACGTCAACATCGCCGGTGGCGCCTTCGTGAACGCCTGGCACGACGACGTGCACGGCATCGTGCCCACCGCCGAGTCGAGCATCCTCTTCGACAAGGTGTGGATCGAGGACTGA
- a CDS encoding ABC transporter ATP-binding protein → MAGSGTAHMRSEDSPVLSVDDLVVEFPVGRKQKVHAVSGLNLDLLPGETLGILGESGCGKSTAGRAVMQLPSPTSGKVRLGERELTGLKTRDLRKARSRMQMIMQDPTSSLNPRRKVKDLVAEGLAIWGFEGTAEEKETLIRETLTAVGLDPTVVWERRPHELSGGQCQRVCIARALMMNPKVLICDEPVSSLDVSVQAQILNLLERTKEQYDLSMIFIAHDVSVVKNISDRVMVLYLGKTCEVIPSADMEVRAAHPYTRMLLASIPGAGDREVASTAAAVELPSPLNPPSGCRFRTRCPLATERCAAEEPQLRELHPGQFVACHHPVG, encoded by the coding sequence ATGGCAGGCAGCGGAACCGCGCACATGCGGTCCGAGGACTCCCCGGTCCTCAGTGTCGACGACCTCGTCGTGGAGTTCCCGGTGGGTCGCAAGCAGAAGGTGCACGCCGTCTCCGGCCTCAACCTCGACCTGCTCCCGGGCGAGACCCTGGGCATCCTCGGGGAGTCCGGCTGCGGCAAGTCCACCGCCGGCCGTGCGGTCATGCAGCTGCCCTCCCCGACGTCGGGGAAGGTGCGCCTCGGCGAGCGCGAGCTGACCGGGCTCAAGACCCGTGACCTGCGCAAGGCGCGGTCCCGGATGCAGATGATCATGCAGGACCCCACCTCCTCGCTGAACCCGCGGCGCAAGGTCAAGGACCTGGTCGCCGAGGGCCTCGCCATCTGGGGCTTCGAGGGCACCGCGGAGGAGAAGGAGACGCTGATCCGCGAGACCCTCACCGCGGTCGGGCTGGACCCGACGGTGGTGTGGGAGCGGCGTCCGCACGAGCTCTCCGGAGGTCAGTGCCAGCGCGTGTGCATCGCGCGGGCGCTGATGATGAACCCGAAGGTGCTCATCTGCGACGAGCCGGTCTCGTCCCTCGACGTCTCGGTGCAGGCGCAGATCCTCAACCTGCTCGAGCGCACCAAGGAGCAGTACGACCTGAGCATGATCTTCATCGCCCACGACGTGTCGGTGGTCAAGAACATCAGCGACCGGGTGATGGTGCTCTACCTCGGCAAGACGTGCGAGGTGATCCCGTCCGCGGACATGGAGGTGCGCGCGGCGCACCCCTACACCCGGATGCTGCTGGCCTCCATCCCCGGCGCCGGCGACCGCGAGGTCGCCAGCACCGCGGCGGCCGTCGAGCTCCCCTCGCCGCTGAACCCGCCCTCGGGCTGCCGGTTCCGCACCCGGTGCCCGCTGGCCACCGAGCGCTGCGCGGCCGAGGAGCCCCAGCTGCGCGAGCTGCACCCCGGCCAGTTCGTCGCCTGCCACCACCCGGTCGGGTAG
- a CDS encoding ABC transporter ATP-binding protein produces MTTIHPLLEVEDVRTEFATARGPVRAVDGVSLTLRPGETLGIVGESGSGKSVLGRTIMGLITNGPTTTVSGTVRIAGQDVHAISASQRRKLWGPKVAMVFQDPMTSLNPVKKVGVHITEALRLHLGLGKAEARERAIELLKKVGIPEPARRMAQYPHELSGGMRQRVVIAMALSCDPELLIADEPTTALDVTVQKQILDLLASLSTTMNMATILISHDLGAVEGRTDRVQVMYAGRVVETAHTSAVFAAPSHPYAEALLASIPRLQDAPHTLLRAINGTPPDMANPPSGCRFAPRCVYAADRCRTETPLLEDLGTVQEPHRVACHFPLAVPGRTPAATPADSAALDLGLVKEIN; encoded by the coding sequence ATGACGACGATCCATCCCCTCCTCGAGGTCGAGGACGTCCGCACCGAGTTCGCCACCGCGCGCGGCCCGGTCCGTGCGGTCGACGGGGTCTCGCTGACCCTGCGCCCGGGCGAGACCCTCGGCATCGTCGGCGAGTCCGGGTCGGGCAAGTCGGTGCTCGGGCGCACGATCATGGGCCTGATCACCAACGGGCCCACGACCACCGTCAGCGGCACCGTGCGGATCGCCGGCCAGGACGTCCACGCGATCTCGGCCAGCCAGCGCCGCAAGCTGTGGGGCCCCAAGGTCGCGATGGTCTTCCAGGACCCGATGACCTCGCTGAACCCGGTCAAGAAGGTCGGCGTGCACATCACCGAGGCGCTGCGCCTGCACCTGGGCCTCGGCAAGGCGGAGGCGCGCGAGCGCGCGATCGAGCTGCTCAAGAAGGTCGGCATCCCCGAGCCCGCCCGGCGGATGGCCCAGTACCCCCACGAGCTCTCCGGCGGCATGCGGCAGCGCGTGGTCATCGCGATGGCACTGTCGTGCGACCCCGAGCTGCTGATCGCCGACGAGCCCACCACCGCGCTCGACGTGACCGTGCAGAAGCAGATCCTCGACCTGCTCGCCTCGCTCAGCACGACCATGAACATGGCCACGATCCTGATCAGCCACGACCTCGGCGCCGTCGAGGGCCGCACCGACCGCGTGCAGGTGATGTACGCCGGCCGCGTCGTGGAGACCGCGCACACGAGCGCGGTCTTCGCAGCCCCCTCGCACCCCTACGCCGAGGCGCTGCTGGCCTCGATCCCGCGGCTCCAGGACGCGCCGCACACCCTGCTGCGCGCCATCAACGGCACCCCGCCGGACATGGCGAACCCGCCGTCGGGCTGCCGCTTCGCCCCGCGCTGCGTGTACGCCGCCGACCGGTGCCGCACCGAGACTCCGCTGCTGGAGGACCTCGGCACCGTGCAGGAGCCGCACCGCGTCGCCTGCCACTTCCCGCTGGCCGTGCCCGGACGCACGCCCGCCGCCACGCCCGCCGACAGCGCCGCGCTCGACCTCGGCCTCGTGAAGGAGATCAACTGA